One window from the genome of Enterococcus haemoperoxidus ATCC BAA-382 encodes:
- the rfbC gene encoding dTDP-4-dehydrorhamnose 3,5-epimerase, with translation MKVIETKLQDVKIIEMDVFGDHRGFFTESYSKEKFAEQGLDFDFVQDNHSLSSEAGVLRGLHFQKGEAAQTKLIRVVTGAVLDVIVDIRKGSPTYGQWEGYILSEHNHRQLLVPKGYAHGFVTLTPNVNFMYKCDNYYNAPADGGIAFDDPDLAIDWPIDIQKAITSEKDKNHPTLKEFESENSFVYGII, from the coding sequence GACGTATTTGGCGATCACCGCGGCTTTTTTACAGAAAGCTATTCTAAAGAAAAATTTGCTGAACAAGGATTGGATTTTGATTTTGTACAAGATAATCATTCTCTTTCAAGTGAAGCGGGCGTATTGCGTGGCTTGCATTTTCAAAAAGGCGAAGCAGCTCAAACAAAACTGATCCGTGTTGTGACGGGTGCGGTTTTAGATGTGATAGTTGATATCCGTAAAGGCAGTCCAACTTATGGTCAATGGGAAGGTTATATTTTGTCAGAACATAACCATCGTCAATTATTGGTACCTAAAGGTTATGCGCATGGCTTTGTAACGTTGACACCAAATGTTAACTTTATGTATAAGTGTGATAATTATTATAATGCACCTGCAGATGGTGGGATTGCTTTTGATGATCCAGATTTAGCGATTGATTGGCCAATTGATATTCAAAAAGCCATTACATCTGAAAAAGATAAAAATCACCCAACATTAAAAGAATTTGAATCTGAGAATTCTTTTGTTTATGGTATAATCTAA
- the rfbB gene encoding dTDP-glucose 4,6-dehydratase codes for MKNIIVTGGAGFIGSNFVHYVVNNHPEVHVTVLDKLTYAGNKKNLEGLPADRVELVVGDIADAELVDRLVKKTDAVVHYAAESHNDNSLNDPFPFVQTNIIGTYTLIEACRKHDVRYHHVSTDEVYGDLPLREDLPGHGEGQGEKFTAATPYNPSSPYSSTKAGSDLLVKAWGRSFGLKATISNCSNNYGPYQHIEKFIPRQITNVLSGITPKLYGAGKNVRDWIHTNDHSSAVWTILTKGKLGETYLIGADGEEDNKAVMELILELMGQPKDAYEHVNDRPGHDLRYAIDSSKLREELGWTPEFTNFRDGLADTIKWYTENSDWWEADKTAVEANYAKNGQ; via the coding sequence ATGAAAAACATCATTGTTACTGGTGGAGCTGGCTTTATCGGATCAAACTTTGTTCATTATGTAGTGAACAATCATCCAGAAGTCCATGTCACCGTATTAGATAAATTAACGTATGCAGGGAATAAAAAAAATCTTGAAGGACTACCAGCTGATCGTGTTGAATTAGTTGTCGGCGATATCGCAGATGCTGAATTAGTCGATCGATTAGTTAAAAAGACAGATGCTGTAGTTCATTATGCGGCAGAATCTCATAACGATAATTCGCTGAATGATCCATTTCCGTTTGTACAAACAAATATTATCGGTACGTACACTTTAATTGAAGCTTGCCGGAAGCATGACGTACGTTACCACCATGTTTCGACGGATGAAGTTTATGGTGATTTGCCGTTACGAGAGGATTTGCCAGGACATGGCGAAGGTCAAGGGGAAAAATTCACTGCGGCAACTCCTTATAATCCTTCTAGTCCTTACTCTTCAACAAAAGCAGGTTCAGACTTGTTAGTAAAGGCTTGGGGACGTTCGTTTGGCTTAAAAGCAACAATTTCTAATTGTTCAAATAATTATGGACCTTACCAACATATTGAAAAATTTATTCCACGCCAAATCACTAACGTATTGAGCGGAATCACACCTAAATTATATGGTGCTGGTAAAAATGTTCGAGATTGGATTCATACAAATGATCACTCTTCAGCTGTTTGGACGATCTTAACCAAAGGAAAACTAGGTGAAACATACTTAATCGGGGCAGACGGAGAAGAAGATAATAAAGCCGTAATGGAATTAATTTTAGAATTGATGGGTCAACCCAAAGATGCATACGAACACGTAAATGATCGTCCAGGTCATGATCTGCGTTATGCAATCGATTCTTCAAAACTTCGTGAAGAATTAGGTTGGACGCCTGAATTCACTAATTTCCGTGATGGTTTAGCAGATACAATTAAATGGTATACAGAAAATTCAGATTGGTGGGAAGCAGATAAAACTGCTGTGGAAGCCAATTATGCTAAAAACGGTCAATAA
- the rfbD gene encoding dTDP-4-dehydrorhamnose reductase has product MILLTGGNGQLGTELRHLLDEQGMEYVSTDSKELDITDAEKTMAYITNLKPELIYHCAAYTAVDKAEDEGKELDEKINVDGTRNVTVAAKAVDATLVYISTDYVFDGTKKDDVYKTDDQTNPQNEYGRTKLLGEQIVQEVMEKYYIIRTSWVFGQYGHNFVFTMQKLAETRDQLTVVDDQFGRPTWTRTLAEFMVFVVKEEVPYGVYHLSNDNSCNWYEFAKEILKNTDVEILPVDSSKFPQKATRPKYSVMDLNKTKELGFEIPTWEKALESMLESISK; this is encoded by the coding sequence ATGATACTTTTAACCGGTGGTAATGGACAACTTGGTACAGAGTTACGTCATTTGTTAGACGAGCAAGGAATGGAGTATGTTTCCACAGATTCCAAAGAATTAGATATTACAGATGCAGAGAAGACAATGGCATATATCACAAATTTAAAGCCTGAATTGATTTATCATTGTGCAGCTTATACAGCCGTGGATAAAGCAGAAGACGAAGGCAAAGAATTAGACGAGAAAATTAATGTTGATGGTACACGTAATGTAACAGTTGCGGCAAAAGCTGTTGATGCAACCTTAGTTTATATCAGTACAGATTATGTCTTTGATGGGACTAAAAAAGACGATGTGTATAAAACGGATGATCAAACGAATCCTCAAAACGAATATGGGCGCACAAAATTATTGGGCGAACAAATCGTTCAGGAAGTCATGGAAAAATATTACATTATTCGTACTTCTTGGGTGTTTGGTCAGTATGGACATAACTTTGTCTTTACAATGCAAAAATTAGCAGAAACACGTGATCAATTAACTGTTGTTGATGATCAATTTGGTCGTCCAACTTGGACAAGAACATTAGCTGAGTTTATGGTTTTTGTTGTAAAAGAAGAGGTTCCTTATGGCGTTTATCATCTATCGAATGACAATAGTTGTAATTGGTATGAGTTTGCTAAAGAAATTTTGAAAAATACAGATGTGGAAATTTTACCAGTAGATTCAAGCAAGTTCCCACAAAAAGCGACTCGACCTAAATATTCTGTAATGGATCTTAATAAGACTAAAGAGCTAGGTTTTGAAATTCCAACTTGGGAAAAGGCACTAGAAAGTATGCTGGAATCCATTTCAAAATAA
- a CDS encoding glycosyltransferase family 2 protein: MRVLLVIPAYNEEANILNTIMSIETFKKENSHNYSYTIDYVVINDGSTDKTQIIIEKNEINAVHLVMNLGIGGAVQTGYRYAEENDYDIAVQFDGDGQHDINSLDLVVQPIIKKEADFVIGSRFLPNQKADFQTTFMRRVGIKILSFLIYLSSGQKIYDVTSGYRACNKRIIGYFSKKYPTSYPEPESTVHLLKKKFKIKEVAVNMMERSGGQSSIRSFTSIKYMFEVSIAIIVSGFMREGD; the protein is encoded by the coding sequence TTGCGCGTTCTTTTAGTTATTCCTGCATATAATGAAGAAGCAAACATTTTAAATACAATTATGTCTATTGAAACGTTTAAAAAAGAAAATAGTCATAATTATTCTTATACTATTGATTATGTGGTGATTAATGATGGCTCAACAGATAAAACTCAAATTATTATAGAAAAAAATGAAATCAATGCGGTTCATTTAGTTATGAATTTAGGAATCGGTGGAGCTGTCCAAACAGGGTATAGATATGCAGAGGAAAATGATTACGACATTGCTGTTCAGTTTGATGGGGATGGACAGCACGACATCAACAGTTTAGATTTGGTCGTACAACCTATAATCAAAAAAGAAGCCGATTTTGTGATTGGATCAAGATTTTTACCAAATCAAAAAGCTGACTTTCAAACAACCTTTATGCGTCGTGTTGGAATTAAAATTCTCTCTTTTTTAATTTATCTATCGTCTGGGCAAAAAATTTATGATGTGACCTCTGGATATCGCGCTTGCAATAAAAGGATTATCGGATATTTTTCAAAAAAATATCCGACGAGTTATCCTGAGCCAGAATCCACTGTACATTTGCTTAAAAAGAAATTCAAAATCAAGGAAGTTGCTGTTAATATGATGGAGCGATCTGGTGGACAATCCTCGATTCGTTCATTTACTTCGATCAAATATATGTTTGAAGTGAGTATTGCGATTATTGTTTCAGGTTTTATGCGGGAGGGAGACTAA
- a CDS encoding DUF2304 domain-containing protein, with translation MSSILRIEMLIFSLLFFVYIIRSINKNIFLLKNAIRWLFISAGLVIFAIFPKLPEWLGNLLGFETTSNFLLIAAIFVLLFIEIKNSVLLSKQQNQIKLLIQELSMLKDKKEKK, from the coding sequence ATGAGCTCAATCTTAAGAATTGAAATGCTGATTTTTTCATTACTCTTTTTTGTTTATATTATTCGCTCGATCAATAAGAATATTTTCTTGCTAAAAAATGCGATTAGATGGTTGTTTATATCTGCTGGGTTAGTGATTTTTGCTATTTTTCCTAAATTACCAGAATGGTTAGGAAATTTGTTAGGATTTGAAACAACTTCTAATTTTTTATTGATTGCAGCAATCTTTGTTTTGCTGTTTATTGAAATCAAAAATTCTGTTTTATTATCAAAACAGCAAAATCAAATAAAATTGTTAATCCAAGAACTTTCAATGTTGAAAGATAAAAAGGAGAAAAAATAA
- a CDS encoding ABC transporter permease has product MIRETLSIFKNIFENRKLLVQFSFNDFKSKYAGSALGIVWAFITPLVTVLTYWFVFSQIRPRGANEEFPFIVSLVTGLIPWFFFSDSLLSATNVFKEYSYLVKKVVFNVQILPTSKILSSLYTHLFFIVIGFGITSLSGIYPTLQSVQLIYYLFCLIIFLTGVTWLTASTQPFLPDIMQFINVAMQTIMWTLPILWQPSGWIEQVLKLNPLYYIIQGYRDSFTGGAWFWEHWQYGLYFWGFTIVLLLIGSTVFRRLKPHFSDVL; this is encoded by the coding sequence ATGATACGAGAAACACTATCCATTTTTAAAAATATTTTTGAAAATAGAAAACTGTTAGTACAGTTTTCGTTTAACGATTTTAAATCAAAATATGCAGGTTCTGCACTAGGAATCGTCTGGGCATTTATTACACCGCTGGTCACAGTGTTAACCTATTGGTTTGTTTTTTCGCAAATACGACCTCGAGGAGCTAACGAGGAATTTCCGTTTATTGTTTCTCTCGTTACGGGCTTGATTCCATGGTTCTTTTTCTCGGATTCATTGTTGTCTGCAACCAACGTTTTTAAAGAATACAGCTATCTTGTAAAAAAAGTAGTTTTTAACGTACAGATCTTGCCAACATCGAAGATCTTATCAAGCTTATACACGCATCTATTTTTTATAGTGATTGGTTTTGGTATTACGTCGCTTAGTGGTATTTACCCAACACTGCAAAGTGTACAGTTAATTTATTATCTATTCTGTCTAATTATCTTTTTGACAGGTGTAACTTGGCTGACAGCTTCTACGCAACCATTTTTACCAGATATTATGCAATTTATTAATGTAGCGATGCAAACGATTATGTGGACATTGCCAATTTTATGGCAGCCTTCAGGATGGATTGAACAAGTGCTGAAATTAAATCCACTATATTATATTATCCAAGGGTATCGTGATTCATTCACAGGTGGCGCTTGGTTTTGGGAACATTGGCAATATGGCTTGTATTTCTGGGGCTTTACAATAGTTCTTTTATTAATTGGATCTACAGTCTTTAGACGTTTGAAACCACATTTTTCAGATGTATTATAA
- a CDS encoding ABC transporter ATP-binding protein, with protein MSEYAIDIQNITKTYNMYKKPSDRFKEALSPTKKTYHDLFYALKDVTMQIEKGEMIGFVGENGSGKSTILKIITGVLTPTSGSMNINGKISALLELGSGFNPEYSGYENIFLNGMVLGFSREEMQERVDDVIKFADIGDHLYQPVKTYSSGMFVRLAFAVAINVDPDILIVDEALAVGDLEFQLKCMEKFTEIKNSGKTILFVSHDVNSVRRFCDRTFWLKNGEVVEHGDTMDVTTNYENFLKKKSIKTVDREKTIQNEETVPDIIEIDKATLLNFALEPLEIVTQDEKVIVKLEYTVKNDTIKSPVCGVAIRTVDNNYVCGLNTLLDGVKIPWKKGKNVFYLEYGKMSLLTGEYYFDIAFFEEHATVPLVYKTKYLNMFITGRYAGEGIVILDHEWKDTIKDEI; from the coding sequence ATGTCAGAATATGCAATCGATATACAGAATATAACAAAAACATATAACATGTATAAAAAACCGTCTGATCGTTTTAAAGAAGCACTTAGTCCGACGAAGAAAACGTATCATGATCTTTTTTATGCGTTAAAAGATGTCACTATGCAAATTGAAAAAGGTGAGATGATCGGATTTGTTGGAGAAAATGGTTCTGGTAAATCAACGATCCTTAAAATAATTACAGGTGTCTTAACGCCAACTTCTGGGTCTATGAATATCAACGGAAAAATTTCGGCGTTATTAGAATTAGGCTCAGGATTTAATCCAGAGTATTCCGGTTATGAAAATATTTTTCTAAATGGAATGGTCCTTGGTTTTTCTAGAGAAGAAATGCAAGAACGAGTAGATGACGTTATCAAGTTTGCTGATATTGGGGATCATTTGTATCAACCTGTAAAAACTTATTCAAGCGGGATGTTTGTTCGCTTAGCTTTTGCTGTGGCAATCAATGTTGACCCTGATATTTTGATCGTAGATGAAGCTTTGGCAGTAGGTGATTTAGAGTTTCAATTGAAATGTATGGAGAAGTTCACTGAAATCAAAAATTCCGGTAAGACGATTCTTTTTGTCTCTCACGATGTGAATTCCGTTCGTCGGTTTTGTGACCGGACATTCTGGTTAAAAAATGGAGAAGTTGTTGAACACGGGGATACAATGGACGTAACAACCAATTACGAAAATTTCCTGAAGAAAAAATCGATTAAAACTGTTGATCGTGAAAAAACAATTCAAAATGAAGAAACTGTTCCAGATATTATCGAGATTGACAAAGCTACCTTGTTAAATTTTGCTCTGGAGCCTTTGGAAATCGTCACTCAAGATGAGAAGGTCATTGTAAAATTAGAATATACCGTTAAAAATGATACGATCAAATCACCTGTGTGTGGTGTCGCAATTCGTACAGTCGATAATAATTATGTATGTGGATTAAATACATTGCTGGATGGAGTCAAAATCCCTTGGAAAAAAGGTAAAAATGTCTTTTATCTGGAATACGGAAAAATGTCTCTTTTAACAGGCGAATATTATTTCGATATTGCGTTTTTTGAAGAACACGCCACAGTACCTTTGGTTTATAAAACAAAATACCTGAACATGTTTATTACCGGTCGCTATGCAGGCGAAGGCATTGTCATTTTAGATCATGAATGGAAGGATACTATTAAAGATGAAATATGA
- a CDS encoding glycosyltransferase, producing the protein MKYDFEMEVDESTSVGKIVAQIKENSRVLEFGPGNGRMTKYLMEEKNCYVAIVELDKELYDHVSEFSNDGFYGNIDEEAWSKYFEGQTFDYIIFADVLEHLMNPKNALMKVKPFLSAEGQILITFPNIAHNSVLIDLFNNKLDWRETGLLDATHKSFFVQSGFEKLFEEIGLFIAKEDFTINEVGYNELESNYEDLPVEVRAAFKARPFGEVYQYFYALSAEVVDLPIRAIPENSSYRKNIHFLYDCGEEEQKEFDIQLNNVSGENKTFTIDIPKNIKLLKIFPSLTGVVVDIELTVAETIVQPSATNAVYNKETQYFFSDNQVPVIEIDDKQIAGKTMTITVDYKYEGNFSDTVHGLIDYLLEQQAENNPPKNTELMVSEKQMTKYKKVSISKFDSFVSLNIDDIVRHVEEKKTVIRGWAYSKEDKLPIDFKISAEKTVEYSVTREYRRDVIDMFELKGDQEYGFVIEVIDSEDQPTYTLNVSANNGRKLQYRLEKPNMIQPGNKIQRAMRSLQTRGLIGSMKWYFKRQEQQETPVDPSAILEEIKTFEFQPKISVAVPVYNVEEKWLDACVSSLQNQYYENWELCLADDASPSDYIKPLLKKYADADDRIKVIYREENGHISEATNSALTIATGDYIGFMDNDDELAPQALYEVVKALNEDKTIDFIYTDEDKVTESGKRFNAFYKSKWNSELILNHNYITHFVVVKRSLLEKTGGLKTEFNGAQDYDFVLRATENAENIAHIPGMMYHWRAIESSTALNPESKGYAYVAGQRAVQAAMDRRNIKANVEIAEFYGSYKINYIYDTIPKVSIVLTNDTDDINDYLKKLLEKTIYENYDIILPKSMKATIKSSSNKIVYSDGQTRDELVQSSTGEYTVLLDAGLVPTKSNWLVEMMNMVQQPTAGIVTGRVVDHRHRIENIGMSIDTEKKRLIYPEQGTPGKSLGYYYRIALPRNVQAASETCMIFRKADYLAVSGINEELGKDVMGADLSLKVAKKLDKKIIYCSYAIFKAEEKIQNLDKKGIFKTLTDKWSEQDLVDIYKNPKRQ; encoded by the coding sequence ATGAAATATGATTTTGAAATGGAAGTTGACGAAAGTACTAGTGTTGGTAAAATCGTTGCCCAAATTAAAGAAAATAGTCGAGTATTAGAGTTTGGTCCAGGTAATGGGCGAATGACAAAATATTTGATGGAAGAAAAAAATTGTTATGTTGCAATCGTTGAGCTTGATAAAGAGCTGTATGATCATGTTAGTGAATTTTCTAATGACGGATTTTATGGCAATATCGATGAAGAAGCTTGGTCAAAATATTTTGAAGGTCAAACTTTTGATTACATTATATTTGCAGATGTGTTAGAGCATTTAATGAATCCTAAAAATGCGCTTATGAAAGTAAAACCCTTTTTAAGTGCAGAAGGTCAAATCTTGATTACTTTCCCGAATATTGCACATAATTCTGTTTTGATCGATCTATTCAATAATAAATTAGATTGGCGTGAAACAGGATTATTAGATGCAACACACAAGTCTTTCTTCGTTCAAAGCGGTTTTGAAAAACTTTTTGAAGAAATTGGTTTATTTATTGCTAAAGAAGATTTTACAATCAACGAAGTTGGGTATAATGAACTTGAATCTAACTATGAAGACTTGCCAGTGGAAGTCCGTGCTGCTTTTAAAGCACGTCCATTTGGGGAAGTCTATCAGTATTTTTACGCACTTTCTGCTGAGGTAGTGGATCTTCCAATCCGCGCAATACCAGAAAATTCAAGCTATAGAAAGAATATTCACTTCTTATATGATTGCGGTGAGGAAGAACAAAAAGAATTTGATATTCAACTTAATAACGTATCAGGTGAAAATAAAACATTTACGATCGATATACCAAAAAATATCAAATTATTGAAAATTTTCCCGAGCCTGACAGGAGTAGTAGTTGATATAGAATTGACTGTTGCTGAGACGATAGTACAACCGAGCGCGACAAATGCCGTTTATAATAAAGAAACACAGTATTTTTTCTCTGACAATCAAGTACCAGTCATTGAAATAGATGATAAACAGATTGCTGGAAAAACAATGACAATCACAGTTGATTACAAATACGAAGGCAATTTTTCTGATACGGTTCACGGATTGATCGATTACTTACTTGAGCAACAAGCGGAAAATAATCCGCCAAAAAATACAGAATTAATGGTGAGTGAAAAACAAATGACAAAGTATAAAAAGGTTTCAATCAGTAAATTTGATTCATTCGTTTCACTTAATATCGATGATATCGTTCGTCATGTTGAGGAGAAAAAGACTGTAATTCGTGGTTGGGCGTATTCGAAAGAAGACAAGTTACCGATTGACTTTAAAATATCTGCTGAAAAGACTGTTGAATATTCTGTAACTAGAGAATACAGAAGAGACGTTATCGACATGTTTGAACTAAAAGGTGATCAAGAGTATGGATTTGTGATTGAAGTAATCGATTCTGAAGATCAGCCAACTTATACATTGAATGTTTCGGCTAATAACGGCCGTAAATTACAATATCGCTTAGAAAAACCAAATATGATTCAACCAGGTAATAAAATCCAACGTGCGATGCGTTCTTTACAGACACGTGGACTGATTGGTTCGATGAAATGGTATTTCAAACGTCAAGAGCAACAAGAAACACCAGTGGATCCATCCGCTATTTTAGAAGAAATCAAGACCTTTGAATTCCAACCTAAAATTTCTGTCGCAGTCCCTGTTTATAATGTGGAAGAAAAATGGTTAGATGCATGTGTGTCTTCTCTTCAAAATCAATATTATGAAAACTGGGAGCTATGTTTAGCAGACGATGCTTCACCAAGCGACTACATCAAACCTTTACTTAAAAAGTATGCGGATGCAGATGATCGAATCAAAGTGATTTACCGTGAAGAAAATGGTCATATATCAGAAGCTACAAATTCAGCATTAACTATTGCAACTGGGGACTATATCGGATTTATGGATAATGATGATGAACTAGCACCACAAGCATTATATGAAGTAGTCAAAGCATTAAATGAAGATAAAACAATTGATTTTATCTATACAGATGAAGACAAAGTCACTGAAAGCGGCAAACGTTTCAATGCATTCTATAAATCAAAATGGAATTCTGAGTTGATTTTAAACCATAATTACATTACGCATTTTGTGGTAGTAAAACGTTCTTTATTGGAAAAAACAGGCGGTTTAAAAACGGAGTTTAATGGTGCACAAGATTATGACTTTGTTTTACGTGCGACTGAAAATGCTGAAAACATCGCACACATTCCAGGTATGATGTATCATTGGCGTGCGATTGAATCATCAACTGCTTTGAATCCTGAAAGTAAAGGGTACGCTTATGTTGCAGGGCAACGTGCGGTGCAAGCAGCAATGGATCGTCGCAATATTAAAGCAAATGTTGAAATTGCTGAGTTTTATGGTTCATATAAAATCAATTATATTTACGATACAATACCAAAAGTATCGATTGTGCTTACCAATGATACTGATGACATCAATGATTATCTGAAAAAATTACTGGAAAAAACAATTTACGAAAACTATGATATCATCTTACCAAAATCGATGAAAGCAACAATCAAATCATCTAGTAATAAGATCGTTTATAGTGATGGTCAAACAAGAGATGAATTGGTTCAATCAAGTACTGGTGAATACACGGTTCTTTTAGACGCTGGTTTAGTTCCAACAAAAAGCAACTGGCTTGTTGAGATGATGAATATGGTGCAACAACCGACAGCTGGGATTGTAACAGGAAGAGTAGTGGATCATCGTCATCGTATTGAAAATATTGGCATGTCTATTGATACAGAGAAAAAACGTCTGATTTATCCAGAGCAAGGGACTCCTGGTAAGAGTTTAGGTTATTATTATCGTATTGCTTTACCAAGAAACGTTCAGGCTGCCTCTGAAACATGTATGATTTTTAGAAAAGCGGATTATCTTGCGGTTTCAGGTATTAATGAAGAGTTGGGTAAAGATGTTATGGGTGCAGATTTATCCTTGAAAGTTGCTAAAAAACTAGACAAAAAAATTATCTACTGTTCTTATGCGATCTTCAAAGCAGAAGAAAAAATTCAAAATCTTGATAAAAAAGGGATTTTCAAAACTTTAACTGATAAATGGTCTGAGCAAGATTTAGTCGACATTTATAAAAATCCAAAACGTCAGTAA
- a CDS encoding glycosyltransferase family 2 protein — translation MNDEIKIIIDSIYREKQTNNLTITGWALNTNSKSAPVISINNQEQVLSYDIKRVLREDVNQIYEVDATVFAGFEIKLEGIQNKNKLEVRFVSEDLESSKTEWIDLAKKHPLIPGTEDKMARLMIKVHKGISYLKRNGIKSTIQRVKIEKIRNQSSYPSWLERNEHFDFEKIKAEISSFDYQPKISIAMPVYNVEEKWLRRCIDSILIQDYSNWELCMADDASTDPKVKELLTDYSNSDERIKVVFRPENGHISEATNSSLTLATGEFVALLDNDDELPRIAFYEVVKALNENPELDLLYSDEDKIDMEGNRSDPSFKPDWSPDLLLGTNYISHLGVYRRTILEEIGGFRKGYEGSQDYDLVLRFTEKTTSERIKHIPKVLYHWRMLPTSTAVDQSSKGYAFEAGLRAVQDALVRRGIKGHATHGRANGLYDVYYDIESEELVSIIIPTKNGYKDVKRCVSSIIEKTTYKNYEIIIADNGSTDEKMKELYDSFKQQLGVRFRIIVIDIPFNFSKINNIAAKEAKGNYLLFLNNDTEVINADWLKLMVSFAQQERIGCVGAKLLYPNNTIQHAGVILGLGGIAGHGHYGYPHGDLGYFGKLALNVDYLAVTAACLLMKKQDFEAVSGFDEDFTVAFNDVDLCLKVKELGRDNVWLHEAELYHFESQTRGYDDKGKKKKRFEKEKVMMEHKWSTLIEDDPFYNPNLTREIPNFSYRD, via the coding sequence ATGAACGATGAGATAAAGATCATTATTGATAGTATCTATCGAGAGAAACAAACAAACAACTTAACGATAACTGGCTGGGCTTTGAATACAAATTCAAAGTCCGCACCAGTTATTTCAATCAACAATCAAGAGCAAGTATTGTCTTATGATATCAAGCGGGTTCTAAGAGAAGATGTTAACCAAATTTATGAGGTAGATGCAACTGTTTTTGCAGGATTTGAAATAAAACTAGAAGGCATCCAAAATAAAAATAAATTGGAAGTCCGTTTTGTTTCAGAGGATCTAGAGTCGAGCAAAACAGAATGGATTGACTTAGCGAAAAAACACCCTCTAATTCCTGGTACTGAGGATAAGATGGCAAGGTTGATGATAAAAGTACATAAAGGCATCAGTTACCTAAAAAGAAATGGCATAAAAAGTACAATTCAACGAGTAAAAATCGAAAAAATCAGAAATCAGTCGTCTTACCCAAGTTGGTTGGAAAGAAATGAGCATTTCGATTTTGAGAAAATCAAGGCTGAGATCAGTTCATTTGATTATCAACCTAAAATATCGATTGCCATGCCAGTTTATAATGTAGAAGAAAAATGGTTGCGTCGTTGTATTGATTCTATTTTGATCCAAGATTATTCAAATTGGGAACTTTGTATGGCAGATGATGCTTCGACAGATCCTAAAGTGAAAGAACTTTTAACGGATTATAGTAATTCAGATGAACGGATCAAAGTTGTTTTCAGACCTGAAAATGGTCATATCAGTGAAGCGACAAACTCTTCATTAACACTCGCTACTGGAGAATTTGTGGCATTATTAGATAATGATGATGAACTACCGAGAATCGCTTTTTATGAAGTGGTTAAAGCATTGAATGAAAATCCTGAATTGGATCTACTGTATAGTGATGAAGATAAAATCGATATGGAAGGAAACCGTTCAGATCCATCATTTAAGCCAGATTGGTCGCCAGACTTATTATTAGGAACAAACTATATTTCTCATTTGGGTGTTTATCGTAGAACGATTCTTGAAGAAATCGGTGGTTTTAGAAAAGGGTATGAAGGCTCTCAAGATTACGATCTAGTCCTTCGATTTACTGAAAAAACAACAAGTGAACGCATCAAACATATTCCTAAAGTTTTATATCACTGGCGTATGTTACCGACATCAACTGCGGTTGACCAATCGTCAAAAGGTTACGCATTTGAAGCTGGCCTAAGAGCGGTTCAAGATGCTTTAGTTCGTAGAGGAATCAAAGGCCATGCTACTCATGGTCGGGCAAATGGATTATATGATGTTTATTATGATATCGAATCCGAAGAGTTAGTTTCGATCATTATTCCAACTAAAAACGGGTATAAAGATGTTAAACGTTGTGTCTCTTCAATCATTGAAAAAACGACCTATAAAAACTATGAAATCATTATCGCGGATAACGGCAGTACAGATGAAAAGATGAAAGAACTTTATGATTCATTTAAGCAGCAACTTGGTGTGCGTTTTCGTATAATTGTGATCGATATTCCATTTAACTTTTCGAAAATCAATAATATTGCAGCAAAAGAGGCAAAAGGTAATTATCTCTTATTCTTGAATAATGATACCGAAGTGATCAATGCTGATTGGCTTAAACTAATGGTTTCTTTTGCTCAGCAAGAACGAATCGGTTGTGTTGGTGCAAAACTATTATATCCAAATAACACGATCCAGCATGCTGGTGTGATTTTAGGATTGGGTGGAATTGCAGGTCACGGACATTATGGCTATCCACATGGAGATTTAGGCTATTTTGGGAAATTAGCTTTGAACGTTGATTATTTAGCTGTGACAGCAGCTTGTCTATTGATGAAAAAACAAGATTTTGAAGCTGTTTCTGGTTTTGATGAAGACTTCACTGTAGCGTTTAATGATGTCGATCTTTGTTTAAAGGTAAAGGAATTAGGTCGAGATAACGTGTGGCTTCATGAAGCAGAACTTTATCATTTTGAATCTCAAACAAGAGGATATGATGATAAAGGGAAAAAGAAAAAACGTTTTGAAAAAGAAAAAGTGATGATGGAACATAAATGGTCGACGTTGATAGAAGATGATCCATTTTATAATCCTAATTTGACAAGAGAAATACCTAATTTTTCATATAGAGACTAG